A genome region from Prinia subflava isolate CZ2003 ecotype Zambia chromosome 12, Cam_Psub_1.2, whole genome shotgun sequence includes the following:
- the LOC134557157 gene encoding N-acetyl-beta-glucosaminyl-glycoprotein 4-beta-N-acetylgalactosaminyltransferase 1-like: MEKPCINISEGLSPERVKLLLFVTPGRARAEGAAPGAVSAGRRDPCVQRGRKEPCFLREERSLRAGSTGEASRAPCPGHRLTPCAPENRGTKAGIETSTRFLGDVLPSPNVGLPGALIPREPPGPAYVTHRGPLVRLLLAQEGQGRAARAGPAPPGPRTEPRPRTELRTEPRPRTELRTEPRPRTELRTEPRPRTEPSPESGAGSGTAGSREGSTGIPAAPALAPPSICHRIVFARKPPSTVLPGSDLACSSRRE, translated from the exons AACGCGTGAAGCTGCTCCTGTTTGTAACTCCGGGAAGGGCCCGGGCTGAgggggctgctcccggggctgtctctgcagggaggagggatcCCTGCgtgcagagagggaggaaggagccctgTTTTTTGAGGGAGGAGCGATCCCTGCGTGCAGGGAGCACCGGGGAGGCGAGCAGAGCCCCGTGCCCTGGGCACAGACTCACACCCTGTGCTCCAGAAAACAGAGGCACAAAGGCTGGGATTGAGACTAGCACCCGTTTCCTCG GGGATGTGCTGCCCTCGCCCAACGTGGGGCTGCCCGGCGCCCTGatcccccgggagccccccgggcccgCCTACGTGACCCACAGGGGGCCCCTGGTACGGCTGCTGCTGGCgcaggaggggcagggcagggctgcccgcGCCGGCCCCGCACCGCCCGGGCCCCGCACtgagccccggccccgcaccgAGCTCCGCaccgagccccggccccgcaccgAGCTCCGCaccgagccccggccccgcaccgAGCTCCGCaccgagccccggccccgcaccgAGCCCAGCCCCGAGAGCGGCGCGGGCAGCGGCACCGCCGGCAGCCGGGAGGGCTCCACGGGGATTCCCGCGGCTCCCGCCTTGGCACCGCCAAGTATTTGCCACAGGATTGTTTTTGCAAGAAAACCTCCCTCGACTGTTCTGCCCGGGAGTGACCTGGCGTGTTCCAGCCGGAGGGAATGa